A window of Flavobacterium flavigenum contains these coding sequences:
- the greA gene encoding transcription elongation factor GreA, giving the protein MSKVSYYTADGLKKLKDELEHLKSVMRPKASQDIAEARDKGDLSENAEYDAAKEAQGLLEMRIAKLEEVYANARLIDESQLDVSKVLVLSNVKIKNQSNGMEMKYTLVAESEADLKTGKISVTSPIGKGLLGKSVGEVAEITVPNGVLKFEILEISRD; this is encoded by the coding sequence ATGAGTAAAGTATCTTATTATACCGCAGACGGGTTAAAAAAATTAAAAGATGAACTGGAGCATTTAAAAAGTGTAATGCGTCCAAAGGCATCTCAGGATATAGCAGAAGCAAGAGATAAAGGTGATTTGTCTGAAAACGCCGAATATGATGCTGCAAAAGAAGCGCAGGGTTTATTAGAAATGAGAATTGCCAAACTTGAAGAAGTTTACGCAAATGCAAGATTAATTGATGAATCTCAATTGGATGTTTCTAAAGTTTTGGTTCTTTCGAACGTGAAAATCAAAAACCAAAGCAACGGAATGGAAATGAAATATACACTTGTTGCTGAAAGTGAAGCAGATTTAAAAACCGGAAAAATTTCGGTAACTTCTCCTATTGGAAAAGGATTGTTAGGAAAATCAGTTGGCGAAGTAGCAGAAATAACAGTGCCAAACGGTGTTTTGAAATTTGAAATCCTTGAAATTTCAAGAGACTAA